One genomic segment of Trypanosoma brucei brucei TREU927 chromosome 11 chr11_scaffold02 genomic scaffold, whole genome shotgun sequence includes these proteins:
- a CDS encoding variant surface glycoprotein → MQQSIAVMALLMVACVSQSSTGNVAAGENAQLFNQLCTLIGVAEAKIEIGSEAEETNAIDAEIQQLNMSFSTPDWQSIFKSGTGEDDWQQTVPTNFSSHKTWSAQWPRWLKAAQAHASDKQQQKLKNRGALQLEQHQKLYLSRKLRVIASKSAELASELKMLKVVEQADAAKNAAKNLKIAAYGADRTAAGPLVGAEVFKGAGKDTAQACCENTAADKVTETISGTIICVCAGGANLKTVCVNPQTELSQWSDGQTGAATQWTTLAKHCTHKVTSEKPEEILDSTLQSIKAAIKTDDSHAYLGAYRQTGCQASQNTGFCVKYTNDKRGTSTLFDSMAWVKTVGETVTALRQSREATQRARAIKKELALLETQLQAAIDAAKTVTAAPPIQVTGGAPTPAGNSETSDECKQYKPKKTCEENGCKWEGTEEKGESACKAKPEEQKKQFTDGAVATKTDKCKGKLEGEFTNALG, encoded by the coding sequence ATGCAACAAAGCATAGCAGTGATGGCACTGCTGATGGTCGCTTGCGTTTCTCAGTCGAGCACAGGAAACGTAGCTGCCGGAGAAAACGCACAGCTGTTCAACCAACTCTGTACCTTAATCGGAGtagcagaagcaaaaatagAGATCGGCAGcgaagcagaagaaacaaacgcAATAGACGCCGAAATTCAGCAACTAAACATGTCCTTCAGCACACCCGACTGGCAAAGTATCTTCAAGAGCGGTACAGGTGAGGACGACTGGCAGCAAACGGTACCAACAAACTTCTCGAGCCATAAAACCTGGTCGGCCCAGTGGCCAAGGTGGCTTAAAGCAGCTCAGGCTCACGCCTCGgacaagcaacaacaaaagctaaAAAACAGAGGTGCGCTACAGCTGGAGCAACACCAGAAACTTTATCTTTCCAGGAAACTCAGAGTAATTGCATCTAAAAGCGCAGAACTAGCGAGCGAACTCAAAATGCTGAAGGTCGTCGAACAAGCAGACGCAGCCAAAAACGCAGCGAAGAACCTTAAGATTGCAGCGTATGGAGCGGACAGGACAGCAGCAGGCCCATTGGTCGGCGCGGAGGTTTTCAAAGGGGCGGGTAAAGACACCGCACAGGCGTGCTGCGAAAATACAGCCGCCGACAAGGTAACGGAAACCATATCGGGCACCATCATCTGTGTCTGCGCCGGAGGAGCAAACCTAAAAACAGTATGCGTCAACCCGCAGACAGAACTCAGCCAGTGGTCAGACGGACAAACGGGCGCAGCAACTCAATGGACAACCCTAGCAAAGCACTGCACACACAAAGTGACATCGGAAAAGCCTGAAGAAATTTTAGACAGCACCCTACAATCAATAAAAGCCGCCATCAAAACAGACGACTCGCACGCATACCTCGGAGCGTACAGACAAACAGGATGTCAAGCGTCGCAAAACACAGGTTTCTGCGTAAAATATACAAATGACAAACGCGGAACAAGCACACTGTTTGATTCCATGGCATGGGTCAAAACCGTAGGAGAAACAGTGACTGCGCTAAGGCAGAGTCGCGAGGCAACACAGAGAGCACGGGCAATAAAAAAGGAGCTTGCATTGCTCGAAACTCAACTGCAAGCAGCCATAGACGCAGCGAAGACTGTAACAGCCGCTCCACCAATACAAGTCACCGGCGGTGCCCCGACACCGGCAGGAAACAGCGAGACAAGCGACGAATGCAAACaatacaaaccaaaaaagacaTGCGAAGAGAAtggttgcaaatgggaaggaactgaggaaaagggggaaagcgCGTGCAAAGCTAAGCCAGAGGAGCAGAAAAAACAGTTTACAGATGGAGCTGTGGCAACGAAAACAGATAAATGCAAGGGGAAATTAGAAGGCGAATTCACCAATGCTCTTGGCTGA
- a CDS encoding variant surface glycoprotein: MQKSGIPLKGLYVALFITTTNLGCSNVNPGDNANEFNLLCRLVALAENTPPHATAETANDADLEDIMRLNMSLSAPEWLQMFVKNAADNDVHKTQPETVNKENKWEPYWKHWHKAAQDILKKENLKIIDDMKLSTLTPAQKQAVTTEVRQLTEKAYQIKTRREELAAELSKVKTSPGKTLKIIVYGNKDKKAATVDQNDAFQGGGTSYSAACTGNSASIKVKSVAGLIACLCAKADSNQEDRACGTTVKIATAQWTVASPPASTDVTEPLTFCNKATPKKLTANYIKAILEDLESAIKVKAAAGVLGASETGNSCGGKNNDGLCVKVDDWAANGVVKLGKITWLKQLETLAEELEEQEQAVAEAAELDKRIKNIKQKTLKVGANSWHIKEEDTAKQKDNADQRQANSAGTRRDQAKAEKECNAAGDDKNACDKLKGQGCTFKEDGKKDKKCTLSENAKQEVTKEANQETGGNDGEKEEKCAGKEQKD, from the coding sequence ATGCAGAAATCTGGTATACCTCTAAAAGGCCTCTATGTTGCCTTGTTTATAACCACGACCAACCTCGGTTGTTCGAACGTCAACCCGGGGGACAACGCCAACGAATTCAACTTGCTCTGCAGATTAGTGGCCCTAGCAGAGAACACCCCGCCACATGCAACAGCAGAAACCGCAAACGACGCTGACCTTGAAGACATAATGAGGCTAAATATGTCACTGTCGGCGCCTGAGTGGCTGCAGATGTTTGTGAAAAACGCTGCGGACAACGATGTCCACAAAACACAACCCGAAACGGtaaataaggaaaacaagTGGGAGCCGTACTGGAAGCACTGGCACAAAGCAGCACAGGATATATTAAAGAAGGAGAACCTGAAAATAATCGACGATATGAAGCTCTCAACGCTAACACCGGCGCAAAAGCAGGCCGTAACAACAGAAGTGCGCCAACTCACAGAGAAAGCGTACCAAATCAAAACTCGAAGGGAAGAACTGGCAGCTGAACTAAGCAAAGTCAAAACTAGCCCAGGGAAGACGCTAAAAATAATAGTTTATGGCAACAAAGACAAGAAAGCGGCCACTGTCGACCAGAATGATGCTTTCCAGGGCGGCGGTACAAGCTACAGTGCCGCCTGCACAGGCAATTCGGCATCGATCAAAGTAAAATCAGTAGCCGGCCTCATAGCGTGCCTATGCGCAAAGGCAGACAGCAACCAAGAAGACCGAGCTTGCGGCACAACAGTGAAAATAGCAACAGCACAATGGACAGTTGCAAGCCCGCCGGCCTCCACCGACGTAACAGAACCACTAACATTCTGTAACAAGGCGACGCCGAAGAAATTGACGGCAAACTACATCAAGGCAATACTCGAGGACCTAGAATCTGCAATTAAAGTCAAGGCCGCCGCAGGGGTACTAGGAGCCTCAGAAACAGGAAACAGCTGCGGCGGCAAAAACAACGACGGCTTGTGTGTCAAAGTCGATGACTGGGCAGCCAACGGTGTAGTTAAACTGGGAAAGATAACTTGGTTAAAGCAACTGGAAACGCTAGCGGAAGAATTAGAAGAGCAGGAACAGGCAGTGGCGGAAGCAGCGGAACTTGACAAACGGATAAAGAAtataaagcaaaaaacgCTGAAAGTTGGGGCCAACTCGTGGCAcataaaagaggaagatacagcaaaacaaaaggacaaCGCGGACCAAAGACAAGCCAACTCCGCTGGGACCAGAAGAGATCAAGCCAAAGCcgaaaaagaatgcaatgCAGCAGGAGACGACAAAAATGCATGTGATAAGTTAAAGGGCCAGGGGTGCACATTTAAAGaggatggaaagaaggacAAAAAGTGCACCTTGAGTGAGAATGCCAAACAAGAAgtaacaaaagaagcaaaccaagaaacaggagggaatgatggagaaaaagaggagaaatgtgcagggaaagagcaaaaagaCTGA
- a CDS encoding variant surface glycoprotein, protein MHCNSGLQLLVFLVSLIVTHSEAASTNPIKETTWKAACAVAVDLQKVQKRAAQMVKNKITGTANYLTQAYKTKIYIEVKRSGKYRKVDLALVEYYMRKANLALQEATGSTLTKGATAIANAAKFEGAIQEFVNMANQIAEDGTHACLIDGGDVRKRSGGSPKPMTEEGCAAKASAIEPSLATTTQFGPNGITNSHLAGTDDATTTQGGASCTLTETKASSHLINTNTGGNLGGDVVFAGGLFKLGTTFNNNHADAITTASAQHATMKAGHDAYLATKDVSEGYAFKGPTQLAGDDDFKNAYRRQVLGDSKLERPDAPVEANAVQSAFGSKMETEYKDFPDTKVIDLTGKESEGKELSTINDLDELDKLLRHYQQARVTSLNKEITNLKKQLKNLGAKADGKSPEQICNDIGENKTKCGETAGCHFVDTNEKGKKCTLTKEAAAKAAAKQETGKYSKTESPCTGKGEKDCKDG, encoded by the coding sequence ATGCACTGCAACAGCGGCCTACAACTGCTAGTGTTTCTGGTATCTTTAATTGTTACTCATTCAGAAGCCGCGTCGACAAACCCGATCAAGGAAACAACATGGAAAGCGGCATGTGCAGTAGCAGTAGACTTACAGAAGGTCCAGAAAAGAGCGGCGCAGATGGTGAAAAACAAGATCACCGGGACAGCCAACTATCTAACGCAAGCCTACAAAACCAAAATATACATTGAAGTGAAGAGATCCGGTAAGTACCGTAAAGTCGATCTAGCACTCGTTGAATACTACATGCGAAAAGCAAACCTGGCTTTACAGGAGGCAACCGGCAGCACGCTAACCAAAGGTGCAACTGCAATAGCAAACGCCGCCAAGTTTGAAGGCGCGATACAAGAATTCGTAAACATGGCCAATCAAATCGCAGAAGACGGGACACATGCCTGTCTCATCGACGGAGGCGATGTGCGCAAAAGATCCGGAGGGTCGCCGAAGCCAATGACGGAGGAAGGCTGCGCCGCAAAAGCAAGCGCCATAGAACCATCGCTCGCGACGACAACTCAGTTCGGCCCAAACGGCATAACAAATAGCCACCTAGCTGGGACCGACGATGCAACAACGACACAGGGCGGCGCAAGCTGCACACtaacagaaacaaaagctagcagccatctcatcaacacaaacacaggcGGCAATCTCGGAGGAGACGTCGTTTTTGCAGGTGGCCTGTTCAAGCTTGGCACAACTTTCAACAACAACCACGCCGACGCCATAACAACAGCTTCGGCACAGCATGCAACCATGAAAGCAGGACACGACGCTTATCTCGCAACAAAGGACGTCAGCGAAGGATATGCCTTCAAAGGCCCGACACAGCTTGCAGGCGACGACGACTTCAAGAATGCCTACAGACGACAGGTACTAGGCGACAGCAAGCTCGAAAGGCCAGATGCGCCGGTCGAAGCAAATGCGGTACAATCAGCCTTTGGCTCCAAAATGGAAACCGAATACAAGGACTTCCCGGACACAAAAGTAATCGATTTAACCGGAAAAGAAAGCGAGGGTAAAGAGTTGAGCACCATCAACGATTTAGATGAGCTGGATAAGCTCCTCAGGCACTATCAACAAGCTCGAGTTACGAGCCTAAATAAGGAAATAACAAACCTAAAGAAGCAGCTAAAAAACCTTGGTGCTAAAGCTGACGGTAAGAGTCCAGAACAAATTTGCAACGACataggggaaaacaaaaccaagtGTGGCGAAACGGCAGGGTGCCATTTTGTCGATACAAatgagaaagggaaaaagtgtACCTTAACGAAAGAAGccgcagcaaaagcagcagcaaaacaagaaacaggGAAATATTCGAAAACAGAGTCACCGTGCACAggtaaaggagagaaagattgCAAAGATGGTTGA